The Caballeronia sp. Lep1P3 genome segment ATGCAAGTCGTGCCGCTGCCGATCGACGGCCACGCCGTGCCGATCGAACCGGCTGTCGCCGGCGCGCGTAACGGGGCGCTCTTTCGCGTGCCGGCGCTCGCGTTCGAGCACGCGGCGGCCTGGCTCGGCGATGCATCGCGCGTCACGCCGGAATATGCGCGCGAGACGTATCGCGCGCTGCTCGGGGCGATCGGCGTCGAGGCGCTCGACGTGGCCGGGGCCGCGCATCAGTCGGCGCCGTACAACCTGCTCGTCACGCGTCGCTGGATGCTCGCCGTGCCGCGCACCGTAGCCGAAGTCGAAGGCATCGCGATCAATGCGCTCGGCTTCGCCGGCTCGCTGTTCGTGCGCGACGACGCCGCGCGCCGCATCGTGGAAACGCTCGGACCGATGACGCTGCTCGCACGCGCATCGCGCCCGGACGCACGCCCCGCGCGGCCTTGAAAAGCGCTGGCGCAGCCCGCAAGTCGGCTCTCGAACCTTCGGAGTCCATCATGGGAAGCCGCCCTCGCTTCATCGACGATCTTGCACGCGGCGCGCAAGAAACGTCGCCACGGTCGCAGTCAACGCCGCAGCCGCTCGATGACATCGCGCTCCTCGACGCCTATTCGCGCACCGTGATCGGCGCGCTCGAGCGCGTGCAGCAGGCCGTCGCGTTCATCGCCGTCGAGCGCGAACTCGCCGATGCTCACGGCGCGCGCCGCCACGCGGGCGGCACCGGCTCGGGCTTCATCTTCACGCCGGACGGGTATCTGCTGACCAATAGCCACGTCGTTCACGGCGCGACGCGCATCACCGTGACGCTCGCCGACGGCGCGCGCTTTCACGCCGATCTCGTCGGCGACGATCCCGGCAGCGATCTCGCGGTGCTGCGCATCGGTTCGCCGGAGCCGCTGCCGCATGTCGAGCTTGGCGAGTCCGGCAGCCTGCGCGTCGGCCAGATTGCGATTGCGGTCGGCAATCCGCTCGGTCTCGCGCAGACGGTGACGACGGGCGTCGTGTCCGCGCTCGGGCGCTCGTTGCGCTCGACATCGGGCCGCATGATCTACGACGTGATCCAGACCGACGCCGCGCTCAATCCCGGAAACTCGGGCGGGCCGCTCATCAACTCGGCGGGACAGGTCATCGGCGTTAATACGGCCATTATTTCGGGCGCGCAGGCCATCTCCTTCGCGACGGCCATCGACACGGCCAAGTGGGTCATCATGCAGATCTTCGCGTATGGCCGCGTGCGGCGCGCGTACATCGGCGTGGCCGGGACGACCGCGCCCGTGTCGCGGCGCGTGCAGCGGTATTTCGGGCTTGCGTCCGCGAGCGCGGTGCATGTTATGGAGGTCGTCAAAGGCAGTCCGGCTGCGCTCGGCGGCCTGCGCACCGGAGACCGCATCGTCGCGGTGGACGATGCGAGCGTCGATAGCGTCGATGGACTTCAGCGCACGCTCGACGCATCGCGCATCGAGCGGGCCGTGAAAATCGCCGTGCTGCGCGGCGCTCGGAAGCTCGACATCGACGTGACGCCTGTCGAGCAGACTGGCTGAATGCAACAGACGCGACCGTGGCTCGCAGGCGGCGGCATTCGTCCCGATGCCTGCCGCCCTAGAGCGCGCTTATTGGTTCACTGCGTCCGGTCTCCTTGCGCCTGCTCTCTTCCGTTCCCTAGCCGGTTCCTGGTTGCATGCCGCCGCTGGCGGCATCGCGCCACATCCTTGCAGTGCTAAACGTTCCCGCGCAATGGTTTATTCCGAAAGGCGCGCGCGGGTCAGGCCCACCGTTTGCGCTAGACAGAATGTTCTGGTGACTATGTGCGCTAGCAGCCGGTCAGGATCGCCACGATCCTGCCTAATGATGGAAGCAGCAGGCGCACGAACGGGTCACCGTTCGGCCAGCCTGCCCTACGGGGAAGGTCCCAAGGTCCGTTGAGAACCAAGTAAAAGGGATTGCCATGATCAAGCACAACAACAACCATTCCGTACCGCGCCGCCAGGCGTTTCGATGCAGCGGCCAGCAACTCGACGCCATCATGCGGTTCGCCGAAGAGCGAAAGCTCGACGAGCAGCCGCTGCAATGGGTCGTCGCGCAATACTGCCGTTCTCGCGCGAAGGCCGCGTAATCGCGCGTGGCCCGCGCGTCACTGCCCTGACACCGCACGCTGCCTGAGCACCCAGATGGCCGTCGGGACGGCGTAGTAGGCGCTCACATTGCCGGTCACGAGCTTGCCGGTGAGTTGGATGCGCGTGTTTTCGGCGGGTTCCGCGTCGATGATCTGAACCATCGATACATTCGATTGCTGCTTCGCGCCCTGCCCCGTGGTGCCCGCCGTGCCTGCAGTGCCCGTGACGCCGCTCGCGACGCAGATGGGACTCGCCAGCGACAGCACCAGCGCGGGCTTCGCGGACGCGTCGGCCTGATGCGTGGCCTGGTGCGTGACCGTGCCTTCGAGCGTGACGACATCGCCGTCGCTATAACACGGCGCCGCCCAAGCCGAACTCGCGCCTGCCGCCAGCAGCAGGACGATGCACGCGCACGCTTTCCCCGTCATTCGAGCCTCGCGAGGGGCGCGCCGCAACGCACGCGCCGACTATTTCCGAAAAGAGAAGCCCACACTTTAGGGCATGTCCGATGGGGTCGCAACCCGGCCAAATCGGCCAATTTTTTGTCGGATGACGTTTCGTTTATTGGCTTTCGGGTACGAACGTTGCTGCTATCTTATGAAGATCCAACACCGCGCACGTCTCGCGAAGCGCTGCGTCGTTCGATCCGTTCATCCGACGCCCGCACGCCCGACGATAAGCGCACGCTTTAACGGCTCGCGTCCGCGCGCGCCGTGGGAGGGCGACGATGAAGCAGGCAGCACATCTCGAAGCAAATCAGGTGATCGTAGGCGTGTTCACGTCTTATCGCGATGGACACGAAGCATTGCGGGCCTTGCAGCTCGCGGGACTTTCGCGCGACGAAGCGCATTTGTATCGGGCGGGTCACGGCGACAAGATGCTCGACGCCTTCCCGCTGCCCTCTCACGAGGAAGACGAAGCGGAATATGTGGCGCACGGCGAGCATCAGGGCGTGGTCGGCGCGCACAACCGTTTCGTGCCGCGCGAGCCGCCGCAGCAGCGGCCCGTCATGCCTTCGGCATCGAATGACTCGTGCCGCGAGCGCACTTTGCTCATCATCAGGATGACGGATCAAATCGAACCCAGCGCAATCGGCGACATGTTGCACGAACACGGCGCGATTGCCGTGAAAGATCCGGCCGGGCACTGGCGGTTTTCTCCTTACAGGAATTCCGCGAGCGCCTGAACGCCCCGACACCGCCGGAGACGACACGCAGCGGTCAATGCACGCGCCGATGCGCGGGCGGGCCGCTGTCGGCGCCGCGCGTTTGTTCGTCATCGCGATCAGCGCCTTCGTCCGCTTCCTGCGCCTCCTCCGCTTCCTGCCTCGCGAGGCGCATCGCTTCCTGCGCGGTGGATGCCCGCAGCGCGCGGCATCGCGCCGAATGCCGCAACGTGGCGAGCAGACGCATCACTTCTCTCGGTCTCGTTCTCATCGTCGCCTCCGCGTGGAGCAGTTGAGAAACGACTTTAAGTCTAGGCAGCAAATGGCCGAAGACAAGGCCTTCGATGAAATAATCGCGCGCCGCATTCGCGCTTCTCCGGTGCGCGCGCACGACATGTTTGCGTGAACCGTCCGGTTAAAAGAGTGCCGTGACGCGCCTGCAACAGTGCGGAAAAGAACTTTACTGTCGCCTTGCCAGCCCGGTGCGTTGTCCGCAGAATGCAAGCAACGGCTTAAAAAAGCTGCTTTCGATCACGGAAGTCAACCGCGGAGATTCGATGGCGACCCTGGAAGGTAAAGCGCGTTTCGGTTTCGATACCGATAACACGAGCGCCGGCATCGCCATCATGATTCTCACGACCGCGGCATTCGCGGCAAGCGATTCCACCGTCAAGCTGATCGGCGCCGCCGTTCCCATCGTCGCGCTGCTGTGGGTGCGCTATCTCTTTCAGATGATCGTGCTCGGCGTCTGGCAAGCGCGGCGCGGCGCGTTCGGACTCTTTCGCACCGGCAGCGTGAAGCTGCAAGTCGTGCGCGCGTTGCTCCTTCTTGCCAATTCCGCGTGCACGTTCGCCGGCTTGCGCTATCTGCCGCTTCCCGTCAGCACGTCGCTTGCGATGCTCGCCCCGCTCATCTCGACGCTGCTCGCCGCGCTCGTCCTCAAGGACGACGTGCCGCGCAGCAAATGGGCGATGGTCGTGCTCGGCTTCATCGGCATGCTGCTCGTCGTGCGGCCGGGCGGCAGCGCGTTTTCGTGGACGGTGATCTTCCCCATCGCGTCGGCAACCACGTTCGCGTGCTTTCAGGTGGTATCGAGCCACCTGTCGCGCGTCGACGACGCCATCACCACGAACTTTCTCACTGCGCTCGTCGCGACGGCCGTGCTGTGCGTGCTGGTGTGGATGGATCAGGCACAGCTCATGCCGGAACTGGCGCGCGTCGGAGCGGGAAGCTGGCTGCTGGTTGCATTCATGGCGACAATGGCGACCGGCGGCCAGGCGCTCATGCTTCAGGCGCTGCGCCGCGCCCCGCTTTCCGTGCTGACGCCGTTCTCCTACGCGCAGCTCGCTTTTGCGTCGTGCTTTAGCTGGCTGCTATTCGGGCAAGTGCCGGATTTCTGGATGACCATCGGCATGTGCGTCATTGCGGCAAGCGGAATCGGCACGGTGCTGATGCACGGTCGCAAACCCGTGCAGGCGTGAAGCCGCCGTACTACAGCGCCGTTGTGTCTGCCTGATCGTGTCAGCCCGAAAGACGCGGCAATCAGAAGAGATTCAGCACGCCGAGCTTTGACCGGTGCAAAGCCAGTGCACGTCGACATCGAGCGCATTCGCAATGCGATTGAACGCGTGGAGTGGCGGAACGGTAATGCCGCGCCGCCAGAATTGCACGTCGTGTTCGGTTACGTCGACCCATCTGGCCGCTTTCGCCGAACTGACGTTTGCTT includes the following:
- a CDS encoding S1C family serine protease — translated: MGSRPRFIDDLARGAQETSPRSQSTPQPLDDIALLDAYSRTVIGALERVQQAVAFIAVERELADAHGARRHAGGTGSGFIFTPDGYLLTNSHVVHGATRITVTLADGARFHADLVGDDPGSDLAVLRIGSPEPLPHVELGESGSLRVGQIAIAVGNPLGLAQTVTTGVVSALGRSLRSTSGRMIYDVIQTDAALNPGNSGGPLINSAGQVIGVNTAIISGAQAISFATAIDTAKWVIMQIFAYGRVRRAYIGVAGTTAPVSRRVQRYFGLASASAVHVMEVVKGSPAALGGLRTGDRIVAVDDASVDSVDGLQRTLDASRIERAVKIAVLRGARKLDIDVTPVEQTG
- a CDS encoding DMT family transporter, with product MATLEGKARFGFDTDNTSAGIAIMILTTAAFAASDSTVKLIGAAVPIVALLWVRYLFQMIVLGVWQARRGAFGLFRTGSVKLQVVRALLLLANSACTFAGLRYLPLPVSTSLAMLAPLISTLLAALVLKDDVPRSKWAMVVLGFIGMLLVVRPGGSAFSWTVIFPIASATTFACFQVVSSHLSRVDDAITTNFLTALVATAVLCVLVWMDQAQLMPELARVGAGSWLLVAFMATMATGGQALMLQALRRAPLSVLTPFSYAQLAFASCFSWLLFGQVPDFWMTIGMCVIAASGIGTVLMHGRKPVQA